A single Sesamum indicum cultivar Zhongzhi No. 13 unplaced genomic scaffold, S_indicum_v1.0 scaffold00221, whole genome shotgun sequence DNA region contains:
- the LOC105179841 gene encoding cytochrome P450 CYP749A22-like isoform X2, which translates to MMISLFSLFCLSLTLAVFSRLVYKLWLGPIHMQQKLQSQGLKGPSYKLLHGNTKEIISMRKEAIKAPCDLGQHDMFPRILPHLNTWMKLYGKNFLIWIGNQPQIVVTEPELVREILTDKEGVYRKIKPISYAKKLLGDGLVVAEGEKWSKLRKLANHAFHGESLKDMVSAMVESVDTMLERWRYHEGKEIEVSKEFKLLTSDVISRTAFGSSYVEGKNIFDMMMKLGVLIAKNTFKIRLFGLKKIWRSKDDIESDKIEQSLHDSILSLVKKREDKVKAGESDNFGNDFLGSLLKVHHDIDPKSRISVDDIVDECKVFYIAGHETTSTLLSWTVFLLSIFTEWQEKARDEVVQVFGQEKPTAEGIARLKIVNVPTLALHRNPEIWGKDAHMFKPERFAEGLANAANRNSMAFLPFAAGPRSCVGNNFAVNEAKMTLSMILQRYRLALSPNYIHAPYQFLTVQPQHGVQIILHLL; encoded by the exons ATGATGATCAGTTTATTCTCCCTCTTCTGCCTCTCTCTCACCCTTGCAGTTTTCTCAAGATTAGTCTACAAGCTATGGTTAGGCCCGATTCATATGCAACAGAAGCTGCAGTCCCAAGGACTCAAAGGGCCCTCTTACAAACTCTTACATGGAAACACTAAAGAGATCATCAGTATGAGGAAAGAAGCCATTAAAGCTCCCTGTGATTTAGGGCAGCATGATATGTTCCCAAGAATTCTTCCACATTTGAATACTTGGATGAAGTTATATG GCAAGAATTTCCTTATCTGGATTGGTAATCAGCCTCAAATAGTTGTTACTGAGCCTGAGTTGGTTAGGGAAATATTGACCGATAAGGAAGGAGTTTACCGGAAAATAAAACCTATAAGTTATGCAAAGAAACTTCTAGGAGATGGGCTTGTAGTAGCAGAAGGGGAAAAATGGTCAAAGCTAAGGAAACTAGCCAATCATGCTTTCCATGGAGAGAGCTTGAAG GATATGGTTTCGGCAATGGTAGAAAGTGTGGATACAATGCTGGAGAGATGGAGATATCATGAAGggaaagaaattgaagtatCTAAGGAATTTAAGCTTTTGACATCAGATGTTATCTCAAGAACAGCCTTTGGAAGCAGTTATGTGGAAGGGAAGAATATCTTTGATATGATGATGAAGTTGGGTGTTTTGATTGCTAAGAACACTTTTAAGATTAGACTCTTTGGTCTGAA GAAGATTTGGAGGTCGAAAGATGATATTGAATCGGACAAAATTGAGCAATCATTACACGATTCTATCTTGTCATTGGTTAAGAAAAGGGAAGATAAGGTAAAGGCAGGGGAATCAGACAACTTTGGAAATGATTTTCTGGGATCCCTCCTAAAAGTTCACCATGATATTGATCCAAAAAGCAGAATCTCAGTCGATGATATAGTTGATGAATGCAAGGTATTCTATATTGCCGGGCACGAAACAACTAGCACCTTGCTCTCGTGGACTGTCTTTCTCTTGTCCATTTTCACAGAATGGCAAGAAAAAGCAAGGGACGAGGTGGTTCAAGTCTTTGGCCAGGAAAAACCAACAGCAGAAGGCATTGCCAGGCTTAAAATC GTGAATGTTCCAACACTAGCACTACATCGGAATCCTGAGATATGGGGAAAAGATGCCCATATGTTCAAGCCAGAGAGATTTGCTGAAGGATTGGCTAATGCAGCAAACAGAAATTCCATGGCATTTCTCCCTTTTGCTGCTGGTCCTCGATCATGTGTGGGCAATAACTTTGCAGTTAATGAAGCTAAGATGACGCTCTCGATGATTTTGCAGCGTTATAGATTAGCGCTCTCGCCAAATTATATCCATGCGCCTTACCAGTTTCTTACTGTTCAGCCTCAACATGGAGTTCAGATCATTCTGCATTTGCTGTGA
- the LOC105179841 gene encoding cytochrome P450 CYP749A22-like isoform X1: MMISLFSLFCLSLTLAVFSRLVYKLWLGPIHMQQKLQSQGLKGPSYKLLHGNTKEIISMRKEAIKAPCDLGQHDMFPRILPHLNTWMKLYGKNFLIWIGNQPQIVVTEPELVREILTDKEGVYRKIKPISYAKKLLGDGLVVAEGEKWSKLRKLANHAFHGESLKDMVSAMVESVDTMLERWRYHEGKEIEVSKEFKLLTSDVISRTAFGSSYVEGKNIFDMMMKLGVLIAKNTFKIRLFGLKKIWRSKDDIESDKIEQSLHDSILSLVKKREDKVKAGESDNFGNDFLGSLLKVHHDIDPKSRISVDDIVDECKVFYIAGHETTSTLLSWTVFLLSIFTEWQEKARDEVVQVFGQEKPTAEGIARLKILTMIVYEALRLYSPVLSITRRVHRNIKLGKYEIPANVQVNVPTLALHRNPEIWGKDAHMFKPERFAEGLANAANRNSMAFLPFAAGPRSCVGNNFAVNEAKMTLSMILQRYRLALSPNYIHAPYQFLTVQPQHGVQIILHLL, translated from the exons ATGATGATCAGTTTATTCTCCCTCTTCTGCCTCTCTCTCACCCTTGCAGTTTTCTCAAGATTAGTCTACAAGCTATGGTTAGGCCCGATTCATATGCAACAGAAGCTGCAGTCCCAAGGACTCAAAGGGCCCTCTTACAAACTCTTACATGGAAACACTAAAGAGATCATCAGTATGAGGAAAGAAGCCATTAAAGCTCCCTGTGATTTAGGGCAGCATGATATGTTCCCAAGAATTCTTCCACATTTGAATACTTGGATGAAGTTATATG GCAAGAATTTCCTTATCTGGATTGGTAATCAGCCTCAAATAGTTGTTACTGAGCCTGAGTTGGTTAGGGAAATATTGACCGATAAGGAAGGAGTTTACCGGAAAATAAAACCTATAAGTTATGCAAAGAAACTTCTAGGAGATGGGCTTGTAGTAGCAGAAGGGGAAAAATGGTCAAAGCTAAGGAAACTAGCCAATCATGCTTTCCATGGAGAGAGCTTGAAG GATATGGTTTCGGCAATGGTAGAAAGTGTGGATACAATGCTGGAGAGATGGAGATATCATGAAGggaaagaaattgaagtatCTAAGGAATTTAAGCTTTTGACATCAGATGTTATCTCAAGAACAGCCTTTGGAAGCAGTTATGTGGAAGGGAAGAATATCTTTGATATGATGATGAAGTTGGGTGTTTTGATTGCTAAGAACACTTTTAAGATTAGACTCTTTGGTCTGAA GAAGATTTGGAGGTCGAAAGATGATATTGAATCGGACAAAATTGAGCAATCATTACACGATTCTATCTTGTCATTGGTTAAGAAAAGGGAAGATAAGGTAAAGGCAGGGGAATCAGACAACTTTGGAAATGATTTTCTGGGATCCCTCCTAAAAGTTCACCATGATATTGATCCAAAAAGCAGAATCTCAGTCGATGATATAGTTGATGAATGCAAGGTATTCTATATTGCCGGGCACGAAACAACTAGCACCTTGCTCTCGTGGACTGTCTTTCTCTTGTCCATTTTCACAGAATGGCAAGAAAAAGCAAGGGACGAGGTGGTTCAAGTCTTTGGCCAGGAAAAACCAACAGCAGAAGGCATTGCCAGGCTTAAAATC TTAACGATGATTGTTTATGAAGCATTAAGGCTTTACAGCCCCGTTCTTTCTATTACTAGAAGAGTACACAGAAACATCAAGTTGGGAAAATATGAAATTCCTGCAAATGTTCAGGTGAATGTTCCAACACTAGCACTACATCGGAATCCTGAGATATGGGGAAAAGATGCCCATATGTTCAAGCCAGAGAGATTTGCTGAAGGATTGGCTAATGCAGCAAACAGAAATTCCATGGCATTTCTCCCTTTTGCTGCTGGTCCTCGATCATGTGTGGGCAATAACTTTGCAGTTAATGAAGCTAAGATGACGCTCTCGATGATTTTGCAGCGTTATAGATTAGCGCTCTCGCCAAATTATATCCATGCGCCTTACCAGTTTCTTACTGTTCAGCCTCAACATGGAGTTCAGATCATTCTGCATTTGCTGTGA
- the LOC105179846 gene encoding cytochrome P450 CYP749A22-like — protein MIFSFFLSLITLILIRVIHKVLWLPFRIQHMLRSQGITGPPYKIIHGSTKESLRLKQQARDGPMELSHDIFPRVQPSFYSWMKLYGKNFLTWTGPQPHLVITEPELVKEILTNKEGIFQKIKVQGPAKKLVGDGLVMTEGAKWSKLRKLANHAFYAESLKGMIPAMIASVENMLENWRMYEGKEIEVSKEFMVFSSEVISRTAFGSSYLEGKNIFDMLMKLGFLIFKNADKVRPFGIEKIWKTQDDIESDKIEQSLRDSLMVILRKREEKVLTGQADNFGSDFLGSLLRVHHDADKKNRISLDDVIDECKVFFLAGHETTSSLLSWTFLLLAIHTDWQDKARKEVLELFGQENPTAEGLPRLKTASMIINEALRLYGPVASLVRRVARKVRVGKYVLPANMELQISPLALHRNPEIWGEDAHLFKPERFAEGIATATRNNPMAFLPFGYGPRTCVGLNFANNERIFGRIGFAKVHAKTLSILFGTNGHK, from the exons ATGATCTTCTCATTCTTTCTGTCCCTTATTACACTAATTCTGATAAGAGTTATCCACAAAGTATTATGGCTCCCTTTTCGCATACAACACATGCTTCGGTCACAAGGAATCACCGGCCCGCCCTACAAAATTATTCATGGGAGTACTAAGGAGAGCCTGAGGTTGAAACAGCAAGCAAGAGATGGTCCTATGGAGTTGTCACACGATATATTCCCTAGAGTCCAACCTAGTTTCTATTCATGGATGAAGCTATATG GTAAGAATTTTCTTACTTGGACTGGCCCTCAACCTCATCTGGTGATTACTGAACCTGAGTTGGTCAAAGAAATACTAACCAACAAAGAAGGTATTTTCCAGAAAATCAAGGTTCAGGGCCCTGCAAAGAAGTTGGTTGGAGATGGACTTGTTATGACAGAAGGAGCAAAGTGGTCGAAGCTACGAAAACTGGCCAACCATGCATTCTATGCAGAAAGCTTAAAG GGGATGATTCCAGCCATGATTGCAAGTGTTGAGAATATGCTGGAAAATTGGAGAATGTATGAAGGAAAGGAGATAGAGGTGTCCAAAGAGTTCATGGTTTTCAGTTCAGAAGTGATTTCAAGAACAGCTTTTGGGAGCAGTTACTTGGAAGGGAAGAACATCTTCGATATGCTGATGAAGCTGGGGTTTCTTATATTCAAGAATGCTGACAAAGTTCGACCTTTTGGAATCGA aaaaatttggaaaacaCAAGATGACATTGAATCAGACAAAATCGAGCAGTCCCTTCGTGACTCTCTCATGGTAATATTGaggaaaagggaagaaaaggtaCTAACAGGACAAGCAGACAACTTTGGGAGCGATTTCCTAGGATCACTCCTGAGAGTTCACCATGATGCAGACAAGAAAAACAGAATTTCATTAGATGATGTCATCGATGAATGCAAAGTATTCTTTCTTGCTGGACATGAAACAACTAGCAGCCTGCTGTCCTGGACTTTTCTTCTGTTAGCAATCCACACAGATTGGCAAgataaagcaagaaaagaagTTCTTGAATTGTTTGGCCAAGAAAACCCAACAGCAGAAGGCCTTCCCAGATTGAAAACA GCTAGCATGATTATCAATGAGGCCTTAAGGCTTTACGGCCCAGTAGCAAGTCTAGTAAGAAGAGTGGCAAGGAAAGTTAGGGTGGGGAAATATGTACTCCCGGCTAACATGGAGTTGCAGATTTCTCCTTTAGCCCTTCACAGAAATCCAGAAATATGGGGAGAAGATGCTCATCTTTTCAAACCAGAGAGATTTGCAGAAGGGATAGCAACAGCGACAAGGAACAACCCGATGGCCTTCCTCCCCTTTGGATATGGACCAAGAACTTGTGTTGGGTTGAACTTTGCAAACAATGAACGGATATTCGGCAGGATAGGTTTCGCTAAAGTTCATGCCAAAACCCTCTCGATCTTATTCGGCACGAACGGGCacaaataa
- the LOC105179843 gene encoding uncharacterized protein LOC105179843, whose protein sequence is MIESQRHSYHLVDPSPWPISGSLGALATTVGGVMYMHSFQGGATLLSLGLIFILYTMFVWWRDVLRESTLEGHHTKVVQLGPRYGFILFIVSEVMFFFAFFRASSHSSLAPTVEIGGIWPPKGIGVLDPWEIPFLNTLIPPSSGAAVTWAHHAILAGKEKRAVYALVATVLLALVFTGFQGMEYYQAPSTISDSIYGSTFFLATGFHGFHVIIGTLFLIICGIRQYLGHLTKEHHVGFEAAAWYWHFVDVVRLFPFVSIYWWGGI, encoded by the coding sequence ATGATTGAATCTCAGAGGCATTCTTATCATTTGGTAGATCCAAGTCCATGGCCTATTTCGGGTTCACTCGGAGCTTTGGCAACAACCGTAGGAGGTGTGATGTACATGCACTCATTTCAAGGGGGTGCAACACTTCTCAGTTTGGGCCTCATATTTATCCTATATACCATGTTCGTATGGTGGCGCGATGTTCTACGTGAATCCACGTTGGAAGGACATCATACCAAAGTCGTACAATTAGGACCTCGATATGGTTTTATCCTTTTTATCGTATCGGAGGTTATgttcttttttgctttttttcgGGCTTCTTCTCATTCTTCTTTGGCACCTACGGTAGAGATCGGAGGTATTTGGCCCCCAAAAGGGATTGGGGTTTTAGATCCTTGGGAAATCCCTTTTCTTAATACCCTTATTCCCCCTTCATCCGGAGCTGCCGTAACTTGGGCTCATCATGCTATACTCGCGGGGAAGGAAAAACGAGCAGTTTACGCTTTAGTAGCTACCGTTTTACTGGCTCTAGTATTCACTGGCTTTCAAGGAATGGAATATTATCAAGCACCCTCCACTATTTCGGATAGTATTTATGGTTCTACCTTTTTCTTAGCAACTGGCTTTCATGGTTTTCATGTGATTATAGGTACTCTTTTCTTGATCATATGTGGTATTCGCCAATATCTTGGTCATCTGACCAAGGAGCATCACGTTGGCTTTGAAGCAGCTGCATGGTACTGGCATTTTGTAGACGTGGTTCGGTTATTCCCATTTGTCTCTATCTATTGGTGGGGAGGTATATGA
- the LOC105179842 gene encoding LOW QUALITY PROTEIN: uncharacterized protein LOC105179842 (The sequence of the model RefSeq protein was modified relative to this genomic sequence to represent the inferred CDS: substituted 1 base at 1 genomic stop codon): MLSVGQQPTAALVSFFTTRTDLTELSCLEGIIGSQSIMPQLDKFTYFTQFFWSCLFLFTFYIAICNNGDGVLGISRILKLWNXLVSHRETNIRSNDSKSLEDILRKGFSTGVSYMYSSLFEVSQWCNAVDLLGKRKKITLISCFGELSGSRGMERNIFYLISKSSYSTSSNPGWGITCRNDANPMHVLHGQGSIGF, encoded by the coding sequence ATGCTTTCTGTTGGTCAACAACCAACCGCAGCTCTCGTTTCGTTTTTCACTACTCGTACAGACTTGACGGAGTTAAGCTGTCTGGAGGGAATCATCGGTTCTCAATCAATCATGCCTCAACTAGATAAATTCACTTATTTCACACAATTCTTCTGGTCATGCCTTTTCCTCTTTACTTTCTATATTGCCATATGCAATAATGGAGATGGAGTACTTGGGATCAGCAGAATTCTAAAACTATGGAACTAACTGGTTTCACACCGGGAGACCAACATCCGGAGCAACGACTCCAAGAGTTTGGAAGATATCTTGAGAAAAGGTTTTAGCACCGGTGTATCCTATATGTACTCCAGTTTATTCGAAGTATCCCAATGGTGTAACGCCGTCGACTTATtgggaaaaaggaagaagatcACTTTGATCTCTTGTTTCGGAGAACTAAGTGGCTCACGAGGaatggaaagaaatatattctatttgaTTTCGAAGTCCTCATATAGCACTTCTTCTAATCCTGGATGGGGGATCACTTGTAGGAATGATGCTAATCCAATGCATGTTCTACACGGCCAAGGAAGCATCggtttttaa